A DNA window from Candidatus Protochlamydia naegleriophila contains the following coding sequences:
- a CDS encoding RNB domain-containing ribonuclease produces the protein MTFQGQPAIDLTELAKTAMRERDLLTEFSSDVQKAADQAPEAISFPPSTKDARQLLWCSIDNDDSRDLDQLTYAESLDEGRFRIFIAIADVDERVPKNSLVDRHAQYNTVSVYTPTKVFSMLPERFSTDLTSLNEGQDRLAIVVEVEVNADGSLGAHTLYQALVYNHAKLAYNSVAAWLDGTEPMPNKIGEVAGMEAQLRLQDQITTLLKQYRHYHGALTLETLEPQAVVQNHRIVDIKIAKKNRARDLIEDFMIAANTSTAIFLKNRELPSFRRIVRVPKRWDRIVEIAKELGEKLPDEPDSKALDLFLIKRRSLDPLHFPDLSLTIIKLLGNGEYIVEYPNDMPIGHFGLALRDYTHSTAPNRRYPDLITQRILKSALENKSLPYPSKELEKLAKHCTIKEDEAEKVERKMRKSAAILLLYSKFGEVFDAIVTGASVKGTWVRILHPPVEGKLVKGYEHKDVGDQIRVKLTNLDIENGFIDFVRVH, from the coding sequence ATGACATTTCAAGGACAACCAGCCATCGATTTAACAGAGCTTGCCAAAACAGCTATGCGGGAACGAGATCTTTTAACAGAATTTTCCTCGGATGTTCAAAAAGCAGCTGATCAAGCACCTGAGGCTATTTCTTTCCCTCCTTCTACAAAAGATGCGAGGCAGTTACTTTGGTGTTCGATCGACAACGATGACTCAAGGGACTTAGACCAGCTCACGTATGCTGAAAGCCTTGATGAAGGGCGATTTCGAATTTTTATTGCCATTGCAGACGTCGATGAACGCGTTCCTAAAAATTCCTTGGTCGACCGCCATGCCCAATACAATACGGTGTCTGTCTATACTCCGACAAAAGTATTTTCAATGCTTCCAGAGCGATTTTCAACCGATCTTACTTCGTTAAATGAAGGCCAAGACCGATTAGCAATAGTTGTTGAAGTTGAGGTAAATGCTGATGGATCTTTGGGGGCACACACCCTTTACCAGGCGCTTGTCTACAATCATGCCAAACTTGCCTATAATAGCGTCGCAGCATGGCTTGATGGCACTGAGCCCATGCCTAACAAAATCGGAGAGGTCGCTGGCATGGAAGCGCAACTCCGCCTTCAAGATCAGATTACTACGCTCTTAAAGCAATACCGTCACTATCATGGAGCGCTTACTTTAGAGACTCTGGAGCCTCAAGCTGTTGTTCAAAATCATCGCATCGTCGACATCAAAATTGCTAAAAAAAATCGGGCCCGCGATTTAATCGAAGACTTTATGATTGCAGCTAATACTTCAACAGCTATTTTTTTAAAAAACCGCGAACTTCCTTCTTTTAGGCGCATTGTTAGGGTTCCCAAGAGATGGGACCGCATCGTAGAAATTGCAAAAGAACTGGGCGAAAAGCTTCCCGATGAACCAGACTCGAAAGCATTGGATCTGTTTTTGATCAAGCGTCGCTCGCTTGATCCCCTTCATTTCCCCGATCTTTCCCTGACAATCATAAAGCTTCTCGGTAACGGTGAATACATCGTTGAATATCCAAATGATATGCCAATTGGTCATTTTGGATTGGCTTTAAGAGACTATACCCATTCAACAGCTCCAAACAGGCGCTATCCGGATCTTATCACTCAGCGCATTCTCAAATCAGCGCTTGAAAACAAGTCCCTTCCCTATCCTTCGAAAGAACTAGAAAAGCTAGCTAAACACTGCACTATAAAAGAAGATGAAGCCGAAAAGGTTGAGCGTAAAATGAGAAAATCTGCCGCTATTCTTCTTCTTTACTCAAAATTCGGAGAGGTGTTTGATGCAATTGTAACAGGTGCAAGCGTAAAAGGAACCTGGGTGCGAATTCTTCACCCTCCTGTCGAAGGCAAACTTGTTAAAGGATACGAACATAAGGATGTCGGTGACCAAATTCGCGTCAAACTCACAAATCTGGATATAGAAAATGGCTTCATCGACTTTGTAAGAGTTCATTAA
- a CDS encoding bifunctional acetate--CoA ligase family protein/GNAT family N-acetyltransferase → MEKYVNRTDPSQNFIHRYPQRLDALFHPKAVAVIGAKDTPGSVGCTIMVNLLAGDFKGNIYPVNPKRDQVFGLKAFPTISSVPETIDLAIIVTPAPTVPGIVKECVEAGAKTAIIISAGFKELGAAGQKLEEEILFYASQGPLSIIGPNCLGVMNPILGLNATFAKGMALPGQLAFISQSGAMCTAVLDWSLQEKVGFSAFVSIGSMADVNWGTLIDYLGSDPNTHSLLLYMETIGDARSFMTAAREVALEKPIIVIKAGRSQAAAKAAASHTGSLAGSDEVFDAALERIGVLRVNSISELFSMASVLARQPLPKGPRLSIITNAGGPAVLATDATVLNQAELAPVGLKTIQELDTFLPSAWSRSNPIDILGDADAKRYAQTIDVLAHDKQTDGLLVILSPQDMTDASGTAQTLTRFAHLSDKPLLASWMGGETVETGKTILSEANIPTFNYPDDAARAFATMWRYSQNLKTLYETPAANSMAWKGEEQSLETVQAIINGVLSDKRAILTEFESKQVLDLYGIPVVQTFVAQDSSEAVKLADKVGYPVVLKLFSQTITHKTDVGGVKLNLKSPEEVLRAFDEILKSVTEKMSAHHFEGVTVQKMIKQTGYELILGSSTDPQFGPVLLFGMGGQLVEVFKDRALALPPLNKNLALQLMQKTKIYEALLGVRGRKAVNIELLKEILVRFSQLIVENKRIKECDINPLLVSDEGLVALDARIVLHEAEIKDEDLPKLAIRPYPLNYVSKMNLKDGTSVILRPIRPEDEPLIVRFHHELSENSVRQRYLEFVSLDERVAHERLLRICFNDYDREWAIVAEVSKNGHKEIIGVGRLFRIPGTHFAQLTITIIDAYHHLGLGTQLLQHLIAITKQEKIEEIDAYILSENGGMLKICQRAGFELIPTQDPVIIHAKWKG, encoded by the coding sequence ATGGAAAAGTATGTGAATCGAACAGATCCGTCGCAAAATTTTATTCATCGCTATCCCCAACGATTAGATGCTCTTTTCCATCCTAAGGCTGTGGCTGTCATAGGAGCTAAAGATACACCTGGAAGCGTTGGTTGTACAATCATGGTCAATCTGTTGGCTGGCGACTTTAAAGGCAATATTTATCCAGTTAATCCTAAACGGGATCAAGTCTTTGGGCTAAAGGCTTTTCCGACCATTTCTTCTGTTCCGGAAACGATTGATTTGGCCATTATCGTAACACCTGCGCCAACTGTTCCAGGCATTGTTAAAGAATGCGTTGAAGCTGGGGCTAAAACAGCAATTATCATTTCGGCCGGCTTTAAAGAACTTGGAGCAGCAGGTCAAAAACTTGAAGAAGAAATTCTTTTTTATGCCAGCCAGGGGCCATTATCAATCATTGGCCCAAATTGCTTGGGTGTCATGAATCCAATTTTGGGATTGAATGCAACTTTTGCTAAAGGAATGGCACTGCCTGGACAGCTGGCCTTTATTAGCCAGTCAGGGGCTATGTGCACGGCAGTACTAGACTGGAGCCTTCAAGAAAAGGTGGGTTTTAGTGCATTTGTATCGATTGGATCAATGGCCGATGTCAACTGGGGAACGCTCATCGACTATTTGGGAAGCGATCCCAATACGCACAGCCTTTTACTTTATATGGAAACAATTGGAGATGCGCGCTCATTTATGACGGCTGCACGAGAAGTGGCCTTAGAAAAGCCGATTATCGTGATTAAAGCTGGTAGAAGCCAAGCCGCCGCTAAAGCTGCCGCCTCTCATACAGGCTCTTTAGCAGGCAGTGATGAAGTGTTTGATGCTGCTTTAGAGAGGATCGGAGTCTTGCGAGTCAATAGTATTTCAGAACTTTTTAGTATGGCTTCTGTATTGGCCCGCCAACCACTCCCTAAGGGGCCCCGTTTATCAATTATTACAAATGCGGGCGGACCAGCTGTTTTAGCAACCGATGCTACGGTCTTAAATCAGGCAGAATTGGCCCCTGTGGGACTAAAGACTATTCAAGAACTCGATACATTCCTACCTTCTGCCTGGAGCCGCAGTAATCCTATTGACATTTTAGGCGATGCCGATGCTAAACGCTATGCTCAAACGATCGATGTTTTAGCTCACGACAAACAGACAGATGGTTTATTAGTCATTCTTTCACCTCAAGATATGACAGATGCTAGCGGGACGGCCCAAACGCTCACTCGCTTTGCTCATCTAAGCGATAAGCCTTTGCTTGCCAGCTGGATGGGGGGAGAAACGGTCGAAACGGGTAAGACGATTTTGTCAGAGGCCAATATTCCAACGTTTAACTATCCAGATGATGCAGCACGGGCTTTTGCGACGATGTGGCGCTATAGTCAAAACTTGAAAACATTATACGAAACACCAGCTGCTAATTCAATGGCCTGGAAAGGAGAAGAGCAATCTTTAGAAACAGTACAGGCGATCATTAATGGGGTACTGAGCGACAAAAGGGCTATCTTGACTGAGTTTGAATCGAAGCAAGTTCTGGACCTATATGGAATCCCGGTAGTACAGACATTTGTGGCCCAAGATTCTTCTGAGGCTGTTAAATTGGCTGATAAAGTTGGATATCCAGTCGTTTTAAAACTGTTTTCACAAACAATTACGCATAAGACCGATGTTGGTGGTGTTAAACTTAACTTGAAATCTCCTGAAGAGGTTCTTCGTGCATTTGATGAAATTTTAAAATCAGTAACGGAAAAAATGAGTGCACACCACTTCGAGGGTGTGACTGTTCAGAAGATGATTAAGCAAACGGGATACGAATTGATTTTGGGAAGTTCGACCGATCCTCAGTTTGGTCCCGTTTTATTATTTGGCATGGGGGGGCAACTGGTCGAGGTCTTTAAAGACAGGGCATTGGCGCTTCCACCTCTCAATAAAAACTTAGCCCTTCAGCTCATGCAGAAAACAAAGATTTATGAAGCTCTTTTAGGTGTGCGCGGAAGGAAAGCTGTCAACATTGAACTCTTAAAAGAGATCCTAGTGCGATTTTCACAGCTGATTGTTGAAAACAAGCGGATCAAAGAATGCGATATTAATCCGCTCTTGGTGTCAGATGAAGGTCTTGTAGCGCTCGATGCTAGAATCGTTTTGCACGAGGCGGAAATAAAGGATGAAGATTTACCTAAATTAGCCATTCGCCCCTATCCGCTCAATTACGTGAGTAAGATGAATCTAAAAGATGGAACATCTGTCATTCTTAGGCCTATCCGGCCAGAAGATGAACCGCTCATCGTCCGGTTCCATCACGAATTATCAGAAAATAGCGTCAGACAGCGCTATCTAGAATTTGTCAGTCTAGATGAAAGAGTGGCCCATGAAAGGCTTCTGCGAATTTGCTTTAATGATTACGATCGAGAATGGGCGATCGTTGCAGAAGTGAGTAAAAATGGGCATAAGGAGATCATAGGAGTTGGACGCCTCTTTCGCATTCCCGGCACCCATTTTGCTCAATTGACAATCACGATTATCGATGCTTATCACCACCTTGGCTTGGGAACTCAATTGCTTCAGCATTTAATAGCCATCACTAAACAAGAAAAAATAGAAGAAATTGATGCCTATATTCTGTCGGAAAATGGTGGCATGCTAAAGATTTGCCAACGCGCCGGTTTCGAGCTTATTCCAACTCAGGACCCCGTCATCATCCACGCTAAGTGGAAAGGGTAA
- a CDS encoding GNAT family N-acetyltransferase, whose product METAPIYQCLKKSDFKDQDGYQLVVIRRDDAESIRLWRNAQTDVLRQLTPITQEQQRLYFEEVVEPAFDLKEPKQVLFSFLFQHAFIGYGGLTNIDWEARRAEVSFLVDPARAEDQGQYTADFSHFLSLLSKIAFKEIKLHRLFTETFAFRKKHMQILEACGFKREGVLRDHVYKRQEWVDSIMHGLLEGEVGHAQ is encoded by the coding sequence ATGGAGACCGCGCCGATTTACCAGTGTTTGAAAAAGAGTGATTTTAAAGATCAAGATGGCTATCAACTTGTTGTCATCCGAAGAGATGATGCGGAAAGTATCCGACTTTGGCGCAATGCCCAGACGGATGTATTGAGGCAGCTGACTCCAATTACACAAGAGCAACAGAGGCTCTACTTTGAAGAGGTCGTCGAGCCAGCATTTGACTTGAAAGAGCCTAAGCAAGTGTTATTTAGTTTTCTTTTTCAGCATGCTTTCATAGGATATGGAGGGTTAACTAACATCGATTGGGAGGCTCGCCGCGCAGAGGTCTCTTTTTTGGTCGATCCGGCTAGAGCAGAAGATCAAGGGCAATATACTGCCGATTTTAGCCATTTTCTTAGTCTGTTGAGCAAGATAGCCTTTAAAGAGATCAAATTGCACCGCCTTTTTACCGAAACCTTTGCCTTTCGAAAGAAGCATATGCAGATTTTAGAGGCATGCGGCTTTAAGAGAGAAGGGGTTTTGAGAGATCATGTGTATAAGAGGCAAGAGTGGGTCGATTCGATTATGCATGGATTATTAGAAGGAGAGGTTGGGCATGCGCAATAA
- a CDS encoding NAD-dependent epimerase/dehydratase family protein: MRNKRIFVSGGAGVIGTALVNFLLKEGADVFVGDLKPCPREWLGKVRYRQGDLNTIAPENLLAFDPEIFFHLAATFERSEESFPFFAENFHHNIQLSHYLMNCLKQGNSLKKVVFASSYLIYDPRLYQFPAQQSDVSILSENDQIYPRNTCGGAKLFHELELRFLSQFLKGRVSFTSARIFRVYGYHSRDVISRWIRAALRGEKLMVFRPEGQFDYVFADDVAEALLRLAKTNHSGVVNVGSGVSQSVQSFIDLLHSHFPKLQTEYVESNIPFEHSQADIRKLEEWINWRPTHSLAQALPKLIEFEKRALQLPAQELDHSAVLITSISKKMPLIEAVRKAADKIGQFKTIHGCDSDPDCIGQYGVDEFWLCPPLKELTVEEVIDYCQRNHIEAIIPTRDADLDFYARHAPALLAQGIHVMCSSLEAVTTCLDKKQFADFLTKHHFPVIPTALSPDNIRASLFVVKERRGAGSQKIGFKLAKEEAIQWGQSLKEAIFQSFIEGKEWSVDVYRSKEGRVKGCVARLRDYVVGGESQVTTTVSYPALEHLCQDMADRLNVYGHVIFQIIEDDQGLFHVIECNPRFGGASTASLAAGLDSFFWFFIECLGLSLQSYPFRRRNGEIRQIRYVTDRMIPWSSYLT, encoded by the coding sequence ATGCGCAATAAGCGTATATTTGTAAGTGGTGGTGCAGGGGTCATTGGAACAGCACTTGTCAACTTTTTATTGAAAGAAGGGGCTGATGTTTTTGTAGGCGATCTCAAACCTTGTCCTAGGGAGTGGCTTGGAAAGGTCCGCTATAGACAGGGGGATCTCAACACAATTGCTCCCGAAAATCTACTCGCTTTCGATCCTGAAATTTTCTTTCACCTTGCTGCTACATTTGAGCGTTCTGAAGAAAGTTTTCCCTTCTTTGCCGAGAATTTTCATCATAACATTCAGCTTAGCCACTATTTGATGAATTGTTTGAAGCAAGGAAACTCCCTTAAAAAAGTGGTGTTTGCCTCGAGCTATCTCATTTACGATCCGCGCCTATACCAGTTTCCGGCCCAGCAAAGCGATGTATCCATACTAAGCGAGAATGATCAAATCTATCCTCGAAATACTTGTGGAGGAGCAAAACTATTCCACGAACTGGAGCTGCGTTTTCTAAGCCAATTCCTTAAAGGACGAGTGTCTTTTACTTCAGCACGCATCTTTAGGGTATACGGCTACCATTCTCGAGATGTCATTTCAAGATGGATAAGAGCCGCTCTGCGCGGAGAAAAGCTAATGGTTTTCCGACCTGAAGGTCAATTTGACTATGTTTTTGCAGATGATGTGGCTGAGGCCTTGTTGCGATTGGCTAAGACGAATCACTCGGGTGTCGTCAATGTGGGATCGGGAGTTTCTCAATCCGTACAGTCGTTTATTGATCTCTTGCATTCGCATTTTCCAAAGCTGCAGACAGAGTATGTAGAAAGCAATATCCCATTTGAGCATTCCCAGGCAGATATTAGAAAACTCGAAGAGTGGATCAATTGGAGGCCTACTCATTCTTTAGCACAGGCTCTGCCCAAATTAATTGAATTCGAGAAAAGAGCACTTCAATTGCCTGCGCAAGAGCTCGATCATTCTGCGGTCCTTATCACGAGCATTTCTAAAAAAATGCCGCTAATAGAAGCTGTTCGCAAAGCTGCAGATAAGATTGGGCAGTTTAAAACTATTCATGGATGCGATTCCGATCCTGACTGTATTGGACAATACGGAGTAGACGAATTTTGGCTTTGCCCTCCACTCAAGGAATTAACGGTTGAAGAGGTGATCGACTATTGCCAAAGGAACCACATCGAGGCCATTATTCCAACGCGCGATGCAGATCTTGATTTTTATGCGCGTCATGCACCAGCGCTTCTAGCTCAAGGCATCCACGTCATGTGCTCAAGTCTTGAAGCGGTGACAACCTGTCTTGATAAAAAGCAATTTGCCGATTTTTTAACTAAACACCATTTTCCGGTGATTCCAACAGCCCTGTCTCCAGACAATATTAGAGCCTCTTTATTCGTTGTTAAAGAGCGAAGAGGGGCTGGCTCCCAAAAGATTGGTTTTAAGCTTGCTAAAGAAGAGGCTATCCAATGGGGACAGTCATTGAAAGAGGCTATTTTTCAGTCTTTTATTGAAGGAAAAGAGTGGAGCGTAGATGTCTATCGCTCTAAGGAAGGACGTGTCAAAGGATGTGTAGCGCGTCTGCGGGACTATGTTGTAGGCGGAGAGTCTCAAGTCACAACGACGGTATCTTACCCGGCCTTAGAACATCTTTGTCAAGACATGGCCGATCGTTTGAATGTGTATGGACATGTCATTTTTCAAATTATTGAAGACGATCAGGGATTGTTCCACGTTATCGAATGCAATCCTCGCTTTGGCGGAGCTTCCACAGCAAGCCTGGCAGCTGGACTGGACAGCTTTTTTTGGTTTTTTATCGAATGCCTGGGGCTGAGCCTACAGTCTTATCCTTTCAGACGCAGAAATGGAGAGATACGCCAAATTCGCTATGTGACAGATAGGATGATTCCATGGTCATCGTATTTGACTTAG
- a CDS encoding HAD family hydrolase — protein sequence MVIVFDLDDTLYEELTFVFSGFKAVSIDLSPLIGIHSELIYEGLKKELEIKREKVFDRFLQKVGKYRQELVKRALSVYRSHSPTIHLYPTAEACLKRLQQHPLYIVTDGNKLVQKSKFLALKLAPFVKRCFFTYAHGLHRSKPSPYCFEKICRLEKVSPSRVVYIADNPNKDFVGIKPLGFQTIRVLTGPYSNVFIDEAHEAEVQIHSLNELDDKLLKRLEM from the coding sequence ATGGTCATCGTATTTGACTTAGACGATACACTTTATGAAGAGCTAACCTTTGTCTTCAGCGGATTTAAGGCTGTTTCAATAGATCTAAGCCCCTTAATTGGAATCCACTCAGAGCTGATTTACGAGGGATTGAAAAAAGAACTGGAGATTAAGCGGGAGAAGGTATTTGATCGATTTTTGCAAAAAGTTGGGAAATATCGACAGGAGCTTGTCAAAAGGGCTTTAAGCGTTTATCGGTCCCACAGCCCTACTATTCATCTTTATCCTACGGCCGAGGCCTGTTTAAAAAGGCTGCAGCAGCATCCTCTTTACATTGTTACGGATGGAAATAAGCTGGTGCAAAAAAGCAAGTTTTTGGCCTTGAAATTGGCCCCTTTTGTGAAGCGCTGCTTTTTTACTTATGCTCATGGGCTTCACCGCAGCAAACCCTCGCCTTATTGTTTCGAAAAAATTTGCCGGCTTGAGAAGGTTTCCCCATCCAGGGTTGTTTACATTGCCGATAATCCCAACAAAGATTTTGTTGGAATAAAACCTTTAGGATTCCAAACGATTCGAGTCTTAACAGGTCCTTACAGCAATGTTTTTATAGACGAGGCGCATGAGGCTGAGGTGCAAATTCATAGTTTAAACGAATTAGATGATAAGCTATTGAAGCGATTGGAGATGTGA
- a CDS encoding cytidylyltransferase domain-containing protein, whose product MRVEIFVQARMGSTRLPGKILQPVFGKPLLKYIVERLREVKNADEIVVLTTTEASDDIVEDFCQKEGVACFRGSENDVLERYYQAALQRRPDAIVRVTADCPLIDPEIVDAVIDAFKRESPAIDYISNSLKRTYPRGLDVEIFSFEALKKAYQLAIKPEEREHVTVYLYRHPELFKLKNMAHHPSLSQYRWTVDTQEDFTLIRLILEHLYPDNPTFRLQDVLNLLKKYPEWNLINAHIEQKKVS is encoded by the coding sequence ATGCGCGTAGAAATCTTTGTGCAAGCCCGCATGGGATCGACCAGGCTGCCTGGTAAAATTTTGCAACCCGTTTTTGGTAAACCTCTTTTGAAGTACATAGTCGAGCGCTTGCGAGAGGTGAAAAATGCTGACGAGATTGTTGTTTTGACCACTACAGAAGCCTCTGATGATATTGTAGAGGATTTTTGCCAAAAAGAAGGGGTTGCCTGCTTTCGGGGATCTGAAAATGATGTTCTTGAAAGGTATTATCAAGCAGCCTTGCAAAGGCGGCCGGATGCTATTGTGCGGGTTACAGCCGATTGCCCGCTTATTGATCCGGAGATCGTCGATGCCGTCATAGATGCTTTTAAAAGAGAGAGTCCGGCCATTGATTACATCTCAAATAGCTTGAAGAGGACTTATCCAAGAGGGCTGGACGTTGAGATTTTTTCTTTTGAAGCTCTTAAAAAAGCTTATCAGCTAGCTATTAAGCCGGAAGAGCGGGAACACGTTACAGTCTACCTTTATCGGCATCCAGAGCTTTTTAAACTAAAAAATATGGCTCACCATCCTTCTTTGAGCCAGTATCGCTGGACCGTTGATACGCAAGAGGATTTTACTCTGATCCGTTTGATCTTAGAGCACCTTTATCCGGACAACCCCACTTTTCGCCTGCAAGATGTATTGAACCTATTGAAGAAGTATCCTGAGTGGAATTTGATCAACGCACATATTGAACAAAAAAAAGTCTCTTGA
- a CDS encoding DEAD/DEAH box helicase encodes MTPENQSPVEEFNFDQFGLKEPIVQALHEAGFKTPSPIQKQAIPAVLAGHDMVAQAHTGTGKTAAFGLPALHLISEKPGTQLLVLTPTRELASQVSDELFRLGRHLGIRTATICGGKSFRPQIEALQRGVQVLVATPGRLLDLLESDSLTDFRPAIVVLDEADEMLDMGFLEAIQKIFTFLPAKRQTLLFSATMPPQIQRLAQQILKSPLFISVTQKETTNKDIKQVYYVIREEERDDAILRLLDSEEPSKAIIFCRTKKDVDRLSTLLVASGYHARGLHGDMEQPQREEVIRHFRAEQIRVLVATDVAARGLSVSDVSHVFNYHLPFDPASYVHRIGRTGRAGNKGMASTFVTLREWRDFQRYEKIIGAPIKRELIPNLEDVKKLKRQKLVDRIQGQAVHQDVSLVLELMVEMDHATMASKFISFVLDQETIQGPDNIGVEPRGQERETKGQRSDRFNDERRRANNNGPKKFSGKPGGFKKDFDKGGYKKSGFPKNRSNAGNYSTRSGSGSAGGFKERARAV; translated from the coding sequence ATGACCCCAGAAAATCAATCACCTGTTGAAGAATTTAATTTTGATCAATTTGGCTTAAAAGAGCCGATTGTACAAGCACTGCATGAAGCCGGATTTAAAACGCCGAGCCCGATTCAGAAGCAAGCTATTCCAGCAGTATTAGCTGGACATGACATGGTTGCGCAAGCCCATACAGGTACTGGAAAAACGGCAGCTTTTGGCCTTCCGGCTTTGCATTTGATCAGCGAAAAGCCAGGCACACAGTTGTTAGTTTTGACTCCGACTCGTGAGCTTGCAAGCCAAGTAAGCGATGAGCTTTTCCGCCTAGGCCGTCATTTGGGAATTCGCACTGCTACGATTTGCGGTGGAAAATCTTTTAGACCACAGATTGAAGCCTTGCAGAGAGGAGTTCAGGTACTCGTAGCGACTCCTGGTCGTTTGCTCGATCTTCTAGAATCTGACAGTTTAACAGACTTTAGACCAGCGATTGTTGTTCTAGACGAAGCCGATGAAATGCTAGACATGGGCTTTTTAGAAGCCATTCAAAAGATTTTCACTTTCTTGCCAGCAAAAAGACAAACATTGCTATTTTCAGCAACGATGCCTCCACAGATTCAACGTTTGGCACAACAAATCTTGAAGAGCCCATTGTTTATCAGTGTGACTCAAAAAGAGACAACTAACAAAGACATTAAGCAAGTTTACTATGTGATTCGCGAAGAAGAGCGCGATGATGCGATTCTCCGCTTGCTAGATAGCGAAGAACCAAGCAAGGCGATCATTTTCTGCCGTACGAAAAAAGATGTCGATCGTCTTTCAACTTTGCTCGTTGCTAGTGGATACCATGCGCGTGGCTTGCATGGAGACATGGAACAGCCTCAGCGTGAAGAGGTGATTCGTCATTTCCGCGCCGAACAAATTCGCGTCTTAGTCGCAACAGACGTTGCTGCAAGAGGATTGAGCGTATCGGATGTGTCTCACGTTTTCAATTATCACCTACCATTCGATCCTGCGAGCTATGTACACCGTATCGGCCGTACAGGAAGAGCAGGTAACAAAGGTATGGCGAGCACGTTTGTGACTTTGCGTGAATGGCGCGATTTCCAACGTTATGAAAAAATCATTGGCGCTCCAATTAAGCGAGAACTCATTCCAAATCTCGAAGATGTGAAAAAGCTAAAACGCCAGAAACTGGTTGATCGCATTCAAGGTCAAGCTGTTCACCAGGATGTTTCTTTAGTCTTGGAACTGATGGTTGAGATGGATCATGCGACTATGGCTTCTAAGTTCATCTCTTTCGTATTGGATCAAGAAACGATTCAAGGCCCAGATAACATCGGCGTCGAGCCAAGAGGGCAAGAAAGAGAAACAAAAGGACAGCGTTCCGACCGTTTTAATGACGAGCGTCGCAGAGCTAATAATAATGGTCCAAAGAAGTTTTCTGGTAAGCCTGGTGGGTTTAAAAAAGACTTTGATAAAGGCGGTTATAAGAAATCAGGCTTTCCAAAGAATCGCTCCAATGCTGGCAACTACTCGACTCGTTCAGGTAGTGGCAGTGCAGGCGGATTTAAAGAACGCGCCCGCGCAGTCTAA
- the hemH gene encoding ferrochelatase encodes MTNKKTGILLVNLGTPKTPQPKDVFHYLNEFLTDGRVIDIPWLQRQLLVRGIIVPFRYKQSAKLYQKLWTEEGSPLLVHGLAVQSKLQSLLGQQFKVELAMRYQIPSIAEGLESLRKAHVDEILIFPLFPQYASATTGSVHQQVMSHLQQWQVIPKLTFINSYPDHPGMIEAFCQRAKQYDLDSYDHILFSFHGLPERQIRKADATGCCLKAQCCQQLGKDNQFCYKAQCYTTAHAIARKLALDTSLYTICFQSRLGKEPWIQPYTADQLKACVERGNKRVLVFCPAFVCDCLETTCEVSFEYAEEFKHLGGEELHLVEGLNSHPLWIEAIRTIIFENLSHHKVSAKLPIKV; translated from the coding sequence ATGACAAACAAGAAGACGGGCATTTTGCTTGTGAATTTGGGAACGCCCAAAACTCCTCAGCCTAAAGATGTTTTTCATTACCTCAATGAGTTTTTAACCGATGGCCGTGTCATCGATATTCCATGGCTGCAAAGACAGTTATTAGTAAGGGGGATTATCGTTCCTTTCCGCTATAAACAGTCGGCAAAGCTTTATCAAAAGCTATGGACGGAGGAGGGATCGCCTCTACTCGTTCATGGATTGGCCGTCCAAAGCAAGCTCCAAAGTCTGCTCGGGCAGCAATTTAAAGTGGAATTGGCTATGCGCTATCAAATTCCGTCGATTGCAGAAGGATTAGAAAGCTTGAGAAAGGCTCATGTTGATGAAATTCTGATCTTCCCTCTGTTTCCTCAATATGCATCGGCTACAACCGGATCGGTTCATCAGCAAGTAATGAGTCACCTACAACAATGGCAGGTCATTCCCAAGCTTACCTTCATCAATAGTTATCCCGACCACCCCGGCATGATTGAAGCCTTTTGCCAACGTGCCAAACAGTACGATCTCGATTCGTACGACCATATTTTATTCAGTTTTCATGGACTACCAGAAAGGCAGATACGAAAAGCTGATGCTACTGGATGCTGCCTTAAGGCTCAGTGCTGTCAGCAACTTGGAAAGGATAATCAATTTTGTTACAAGGCGCAGTGTTATACGACTGCACATGCCATTGCTCGCAAGCTTGCATTAGATACTTCTCTCTACACGATATGTTTCCAGTCGAGGCTTGGTAAAGAACCTTGGATTCAACCCTATACGGCCGATCAACTTAAAGCTTGCGTGGAAAGAGGTAATAAACGGGTCCTCGTCTTTTGCCCTGCCTTTGTCTGCGACTGTCTGGAAACAACGTGCGAAGTTTCGTTTGAGTATGCAGAGGAATTTAAGCATCTAGGCGGAGAGGAACTTCATTTAGTGGAAGGCTTAAATAGCCACCCTCTTTGGATAGAAGCCATCCGTACCATTATTTTTGAAAACCTGTCTCATCACAAAGTATCTGCTAAGCTGCCAATCAAGGTCTAA